In Candidatus Sysuiplasma acidicola, the genomic window CACAGCACATGCAGATCCGGCATATTGAGCCTCCTCAGCCTGAACAGAAGCATTGTTTCGCCGGACTGCTCGTATCTGTATGCATCCGCGATTTCGAATGCGGCTACAGGCATCTGTTTGTAACTTATGTTCCAGCCGCTCATCATCGAAAACTGCTGATGACATGCCGCATATCTCAGCACGTATCGTTTATTGTCCGATTCCAGTGAATAGAGGCGATCGCCGAAGAGTTCTGCATGTTCCCTGACTGCCGGCTCGTCAAGATTGAACATGTTAGTGCCCTTGACCGAAAAAACGGAGAGACCGAACCCTGTCACAACCTGTCTGGCATAGTCTGAGCTCAGATCGAACATGAGCGCAGCATTTGGATGATAAACTTCATGCCCGACATCGCTCATCCGTTCCCATTCTATGCCGAACTTTTTGCAGAGTTTCAGGTATCCGGGGGCATCGCTGCTGCCCACCTGCTCCCTGAGCGCCTCCTTCCTGAGCATTGCCATGAAACATTCGCTTCCAGAGGAGTACTCTCCGGGTTTGACGACCTCTCCTTCCTTTGTGAAAACAAAATATCTGTCTTCGCCTTTCTCCTTTGTCTCCTGAACATTGACCGTGACTGTCCTGGAGAGTTCTGAAAGCGGATGCCCCTTGCATGATACGGTGAACGACTTGTACCATCCGAATGGTGCCCTTTTCGTTTCGAATTTTCCGCTCACAGCGGTCTCGAGAGCCTTGAGAATCTTAAGAGCATCCGATGGTGATCCGAGTGAGGACGAAAGATGCGCGTACGGGTATATCAGGAGCCTTGTGGCCTTCACCATCGTGGCAACTTCTGCAACATCTGCAGCAGCACTGCGTATGAGTGCCTCACCCTTGGACGCGTCATCCTTTTCCACGGACGTGAAACAGACAAGAACGTCATCTACCGAGAAATGTTTTTCATCCTCGCCTATGTCCTCTGCAGCCTTGGTTTTGCTCTTTGCTTCATAGCTCATCCGGTCCGCGTGAATGAAGAGGAGTTTCAATGCGTTCAACCCTTGGCACGCTAGGCACCGTCTGATTAAATGCCTTTGCTTTGACGTGAGCTCCGAAGCAGGTCCGACAGTGACTGTCTGAGCTGCCGGCAGGACAGGTGCAAACATTGCACGGTGCTTCGAGAAAGGAAGACTGAAGTCAAAGACAATGTCTCAATCGAGTTCACACCCTGTAAGTGCGCCGGAATAGTACAGAGACGCCTGAGGCATCAGAAATCATAAGGAAAAAATCTCAGAGCTCTGTGTTGAGCGAGAGAGTGCCCGTGATATCTTTGAACCTGTTTCTGAGCGTCACTTCCGTGACGCCGGAAATATTTGCTATCTCCTCCTGCGTCCTCTTCTTTCCGCACAGGATGGCTGCGATGTAGATGGCTGCCGCTGCTATGCCGGTTGGTCCCTTGCCCACGTTTGAAGAGCCGTCATTCAAACTCTTCAGTATTTCCATCGCCTTTGTTTCAACGTCGTTTCCCAGATTGAGTTCACTGCAGAATCTCGATATGTAATCTTCAGGCGTAGTAGGGAGAAGCGAAATCCTGAGTTCACGCACAAGGGTACGGTAATTCCTGCCTATTTCCTTCCTTCCGACCCTGCTTGCCCTCGCAACTTCCTCTATTGCCCGCGGGAAGCCAAGCTGCCTTGATGCCGCATATATCGAGGCGGAAACTACACCTTCGATGCTCCTTCCCCTTATGAGATCCCTGGAAGCGGCCTTCCTGTAAATCACGGCCGCCTCTTCCCTGGCATTCTTCGGAAGCCCCATATTCGAGCTGATCCTTTCTATTGAGGCCAGCGCAACCATGAGGTTCCTCTCAACAGCGTTTGCCGCTCTGAGTCTCTTCTGCCACTTTCTCATCCTGTAAAGCTGCGGCTTGTTTCTTGCAGGGATGCTCTTGCCGTAAATGTCGACATTCTTCCACGATATTTCGGTGGAAAGTCCCTTGTCATGAACAGTGAACGTGGCGGGAGCTCCGGTCCTCGCCCGCTTCTCATTCTGTTCGGTATCGAAACCACGCCATTCCTGACCATGATCGATAATATTCTCGCTTATCACGAGTCCACAATCGGCGCATACTAGTTCGCCGCGCTCATAATCTTCCTCTAGGTGCGAACTGTTGCACTCCGGACAGAATTCGACGTCATCTACCTCAACCTTCTCCCTTGTCTTGCTAAATGCGGTCATTAAATCACACTCCGTTCAGGCAGTGTACGGTGGGAATGCGAACCGCCACATAGGGAACTGTTCTCCCGGAGACCAGCCTGCACAAGGAATCGGAAGAACATTTCTGTATTTCCAGCCACCATATTCTGTCTTTTTTTTTCTCCGTCTTGTTCTACGTCATGTATCCTATTTAATAGTTTTGAACTTATTAAGATACTTAAAGTTTACAAATATTACAAATATCCTCACTTCAAAACATATAAAGATACTAACAGACGGCAAAACATGAATGCATGCATCTGCCATGACATCTCCCGCGATTGAGGCTGCTGACGTGCTGGGGGCGTCTAGCGTCGATGCGTGACAGGATGAACAAAATCTGCATTTCTGTGGATTCCGATCGCCTTTCATTTAAATAAGCCTGCAGCGTGATCTGTCTGGCATGCGCGAATTCATCTGCATCGATATCACAGACTTTTCCTGTTTTGAAGAGCTCTGCTCCAGCAGGCTCTTCAGGGACGCATGTATAAGGGCGGTGCAGGCAGCGGGACTTCACTTCACGCTGCATTTCCTCGGTGAGGTGAATGAAGAAATGAACACCGAAATATCCGGGCTCTTGGAGGATGTTGTTTCCCGCCACAGGAGATTTTCGGTCGCATTCGGCGGAACTGGAGCGTTCCCGACCGTGCAGAGGCCCGAAGTCATCTGGGCAGGCATTACGGCCGGAGAAGAACTGGGAATAATTCACCGTGAAATAGGGAAGGGTCTTGATGCGCTTGGCATACCGATTGAGCACAGAAGATACAAGCCGCATGTCACGCTCGCACGTCTCAGATGCAGACCGGATGCCGCTTCCCTGGAAGACTTCTTCAGCACGTGGGGTGACAGGCGCATTGGAGAGCAGGAGATAAGGTCAATCAAACTGAAGCAGAGCGTACTTTCACAAACCGGCGCACTGCACCGGACGATTCATGATGCTTATCTCGGCCAGTAGCTGTCAGGCTCTCTGATGAGCAAAGTGGTCCCACTCAACGGTGTTCTTTATCCCTTTCTTCTGAAGAAGCTTGCTTATGCGCTCAGATATCCTTACCACTTCGGTACTTGCGGAATTCCCTGAGATGTACAGTTCCTTGCAGTCTATCGGAAAGATAAGCCTCATTCTGCCCTTGCGGTTATATCCTTCCGGTTTCCTGTTCATCTTCAGGTCCATCATATTGAGTTCGATGAACATGTTGAGAATCTCCTTCTCCTCGGGCATCTGATCTGTCTCCTGGAGGAAAACAGTCAGCAGTTCGGGAAAGACATCCTTCAGCTGTTTGTACCTGAAACTTGGAGTGAACCTTATGTGACCGGTTTCTGCCTTCACGCTGCCCTCTAAGAGTGCTGTTCTTTTAATCTCTTCGGATGGAATGTCCCCACCAGCAGTGTATTAAGACATATTTAAGCAGACATTATAGCACGTTAAATCATACCATGCTATCAGTTTTGACCCGCACTGTACACACGTCTGGCATGTGATTATGCCGTGCCCGGCCAGAGCTCACAGGCATACTGAAATTGGATCGATAGGTTAAAATACTCACCCTCAAATCGTTTCAGGGGTCGGCACGGCGCTAATACGGTCGATCCGATAGAGTCAGAGCGGAGAAAAGGAATGCAGACAATCCTGGAAATAAAAATCCTTCAGAACTGAATAGCGAGAGGGGAAAATGTCAAAGTATCAAGGCAGTCCATACCTCTGTGAAACTGTTTGTCGCGGGGTGTTCATCCGATGAAGATAGCGATGTTCACTGATTCGTATTATCCCGCAGTCGACGGTGTTGTAAACTCTGTATCTACCATATCCAGGGAGCTTGAGAGGATAGGGCACGAAGTGTTCATCTTTGCACCCGAGCCGACAAACGGCGAAGTGATCAACGACATAACGAAGGGCGGAACCTTCTTCTTCAAATCAATGAAATTCAGGCACTATCCGCAGTACAGGACGGCCTTCCTTCCTTCAAACAAGACAAAGGTTCTTGACCGGCTTGGAATTGACCTGATACACACCCACGGCATAACGACCGTAGGCCTTAAGGGTCTCAGTGCATCGAGAAAATTCGATGTGCCGGTGGCAACCACTTATCATACAATGGTGCATGAGGCAATGAATTATTACAAGCCTATCCCGCTTCCCACCAGCATCATAGTAAATCTTGCAGTGCGGTACATGCGTTTCTTCCTAAGCAGATCAGATGTTGTCGTTGTGCCCACAAAACCCATACTGGAGGAGCTTGTCAGAATTGCACCGCGCATGCCCTATGCAGCCGTGATACCCACAGGCATAGATACGAAGCGTTTCAGCCCCCAGGGCAGGGGCGATGCAGTGAGAGAAAAGTACGGCATCGGAGATGCACCCCTTCTGCTCTACGTCGGCAGAGTCGCCTTTGAAAAGAGCATAGACAGGATCATCATGCAGATGCCTCTGCTGAAGGACAGGTCAACCAAACTCATGATAGCCGGGGATGGGCCGGCAAGAAGCCGCCTCGAACAACTGGTTTCGTCGCTGAAGCTTAATGACAGGGTGATTTTCACCGGATTCATACCTGATGCCGAACTGCCTGACTATTACAAGGCGGCCGATGTTTTTGTGTCCGCTTCCAAATTTGAAACTCAGGGCATAACGATGCTCGAGGCAATGGCGTGCGGCAAACCGGTGGTGAGCATCAACTACAGGGCAGTAACCGATTTCGTGGTCAGCGGTGAGAATGGCTTCCTGTATGACGAGTACTCCGAGAACATCGCGGGCACTATAGAGAGGGCCATGAATGCAGAAGCGCGTGTAAAGAAGAATGCCAGGAGAA contains:
- a CDS encoding transcription initiation factor IIB, coding for MTAFSKTREKVEVDDVEFCPECNSSHLEEDYERGELVCADCGLVISENIIDHGQEWRGFDTEQNEKRARTGAPATFTVHDKGLSTEISWKNVDIYGKSIPARNKPQLYRMRKWQKRLRAANAVERNLMVALASIERISSNMGLPKNAREEAAVIYRKAASRDLIRGRSIEGVVSASIYAASRQLGFPRAIEEVARASRVGRKEIGRNYRTLVRELRISLLPTTPEDYISRFCSELNLGNDVETKAMEILKSLNDGSSNVGKGPTGIAAAAIYIAAILCGKKRTQEEIANISGVTEVTLRNRFKDITGTLSLNTEL
- the thpR gene encoding RNA 2',3'-cyclic phosphodiesterase → MREFICIDITDFSCFEELCSSRLFRDACIRAVQAAGLHFTLHFLGEVNEEMNTEISGLLEDVVSRHRRFSVAFGGTGAFPTVQRPEVIWAGITAGEELGIIHREIGKGLDALGIPIEHRRYKPHVTLARLRCRPDAASLEDFFSTWGDRRIGEQEIRSIKLKQSVLSQTGALHRTIHDAYLGQ
- a CDS encoding glycosyltransferase, with translation MKIAMFTDSYYPAVDGVVNSVSTISRELERIGHEVFIFAPEPTNGEVINDITKGGTFFFKSMKFRHYPQYRTAFLPSNKTKVLDRLGIDLIHTHGITTVGLKGLSASRKFDVPVATTYHTMVHEAMNYYKPIPLPTSIIVNLAVRYMRFFLSRSDVVVVPTKPILEELVRIAPRMPYAAVIPTGIDTKRFSPQGRGDAVREKYGIGDAPLLLYVGRVAFEKSIDRIIMQMPLLKDRSTKLMIAGDGPARSRLEQLVSSLKLNDRVIFTGFIPDAELPDYYKAADVFVSASKFETQGITMLEAMACGKPVVSINYRAVTDFVVSGENGFLYDEYSENIAGTIERAMNAEARVKKNARRTAEKYSKENCARTLSELYTRTLNIHLSR